A single genomic interval of Arthrobacter sp. NicSoilB8 harbors:
- a CDS encoding bile acid:sodium symporter family protein — MLEATKTPNTARDASAAADVPANPALAAEAKIARIAVTVFPILVVVAGVAGFLFPGAFKPLAPSVPFLLGIIMFCMGLTLTPPDFASVVKRPWAVALGIVAHYVIMPGAGWLIAVGLHLQPELAVGLILVGCAPSGTASNVMAFLAKGDVALSVAVASVSTLIAPIVTPLLVLFLAGSYLSIDAGGMVQDIVKTVLLPVIAGLLARLFLRRLVARVLPALPWASAAVISLIVAIVVAGSASKIVAAGGIVFLAVVLHNGFGLGLGYLAGKLGRLDDKARRALAFEVGMQNSGLAATLATAHFGALAALPSAVFSLWHNVSGAIVAAWLARRPLRDSATQDKAPEAAAPATATQDA, encoded by the coding sequence ATGCTTGAGGCAACTAAAACCCCGAATACTGCCCGGGACGCCAGCGCTGCCGCTGATGTTCCGGCCAATCCAGCCCTCGCGGCCGAGGCCAAGATCGCCCGCATCGCGGTGACTGTCTTCCCGATCCTCGTTGTAGTGGCCGGAGTCGCCGGCTTCCTGTTCCCCGGGGCGTTCAAACCCCTTGCGCCCAGTGTGCCTTTCCTGCTGGGCATCATCATGTTCTGCATGGGCCTGACCCTGACCCCGCCCGATTTCGCCTCCGTGGTCAAGCGTCCCTGGGCGGTGGCCCTGGGTATCGTGGCGCACTACGTCATCATGCCGGGTGCCGGCTGGCTGATCGCCGTCGGCCTCCACCTCCAGCCGGAGCTTGCGGTGGGGCTGATCCTGGTGGGTTGCGCGCCGTCGGGCACTGCCTCCAACGTGATGGCGTTCCTCGCCAAGGGCGATGTCGCCCTGTCCGTGGCCGTCGCTTCGGTGTCCACCCTGATTGCCCCGATCGTGACGCCGCTGCTGGTGCTGTTCCTGGCTGGCTCGTACCTTAGCATCGACGCCGGCGGCATGGTCCAGGACATCGTCAAGACCGTCCTCCTGCCCGTCATAGCCGGCCTGCTGGCCCGCCTCTTCCTCCGCAGACTCGTGGCCAGGGTCCTGCCGGCACTGCCCTGGGCCTCCGCCGCGGTGATTTCACTGATCGTGGCGATCGTGGTGGCCGGCAGTGCCAGCAAGATCGTCGCCGCGGGCGGCATCGTGTTCCTCGCGGTGGTCCTGCACAACGGCTTCGGCCTGGGCCTGGGGTACCTGGCCGGCAAGCTGGGGCGCCTGGATGACAAGGCGCGCAGGGCCCTCGCCTTTGAGGTCGGGATGCAGAATTCCGGCCTGGCCGCCACGCTCGCCACGGCGCACTTCGGCGCGCTGGCCGCCCTGCCCTCTGCCGTTTTCTCCCTGTGGCACAACGTCTCCGGCGCGATCGTGGCGGCGTGGCTGGCCCGGCGCCCCCTCCGGGATTCCGCAACGCAGGACAAAGCACCGGAGGCCGCCGCGCCGGCAACCGCAACGCAG
- a CDS encoding MerR family transcriptional regulator has product MHIGELAERTGLSLRTIRHYDDVGLLPATSRTEGGFRVYSEADADRLMLIKQMKPLGFSLEEMAEILALLAGGPDTPASAARLAEILAQAAHQRAKMARNLAQADEFIAMLGRFTA; this is encoded by the coding sequence ATGCACATTGGCGAACTCGCCGAACGGACCGGGCTGTCCCTGCGGACGATCCGGCACTACGACGACGTCGGACTCCTCCCCGCGACGTCCCGGACCGAGGGCGGCTTCCGGGTGTACTCCGAAGCCGACGCCGACCGCCTGATGCTGATCAAGCAGATGAAGCCGCTGGGCTTTTCCCTCGAGGAAATGGCCGAAATCCTGGCCCTGCTCGCCGGCGGCCCTGACACTCCGGCGTCCGCCGCGCGCCTCGCGGAGATCCTGGCGCAGGCGGCACACCAGCGCGCCAAGATGGCCCGCAACCTCGCACAGGCGGACGAGTTCATCGCCATGCTGGGCCGCTTCACCGCCTGA
- a CDS encoding SulP family inorganic anion transporter gives MAVKTAGNAPAFTPEQLQSVRGALMSPRRLKTEVLGGLVVALALIPEAIAFSIIAGVDPRIGLFASFTMAVTISFVGGRPAMISAATGAVALVTAPLVKSHGLDYLVAAVILAGVFQIVLGRSGVAKLMRFIPRSVMVGFVNALAILIFMSQVPELMGVPWLVYPLTALGLLIVFGLPRLTKAVPAPLVAILVLTLITVTAAVAVPTVGDKGKLPESLPSLFIPNVPFSLDTLQVIFPYALAMAFVGLLESLMTAKLVDDITDTRSPKTREAWGQGVANIVTGCFGGMGGCAMIGQTMINVKASGARTRISTFLAGVFLLILVVALGGVVSLIPMAALVAVMIFVSVATFDWHSIRPSTLKALPKSETLVMVATVVVTVATHNLAIGVGVGVLVAMVLFARRVAHFVTVERSVTEDDGGPRATYRVDGELFFASSNDLYTQFEYALDPEHVVIDMRDSHLWDASTIAALDAVTEKYRQHGKSVDVVGLNDASVLMRERLAGKLDAGH, from the coding sequence ATGGCCGTCAAAACCGCCGGGAATGCTCCCGCCTTCACGCCCGAGCAGCTGCAGTCGGTCCGTGGCGCCCTGATGTCCCCGCGCCGGCTCAAGACCGAGGTCCTCGGCGGACTCGTCGTCGCCCTGGCCCTGATTCCTGAGGCGATCGCCTTCTCGATCATCGCCGGCGTGGATCCGCGGATCGGGCTCTTCGCGTCCTTCACGATGGCGGTGACCATCTCTTTCGTCGGCGGACGGCCCGCGATGATCTCGGCGGCCACCGGCGCCGTCGCCCTGGTGACAGCGCCGCTGGTGAAGTCCCACGGACTCGACTACCTCGTGGCCGCGGTGATCCTGGCCGGCGTGTTCCAGATCGTCCTGGGCCGCTCCGGCGTGGCCAAACTGATGCGCTTCATCCCGCGCTCGGTGATGGTGGGCTTCGTCAACGCCCTGGCCATCCTGATCTTCATGTCTCAGGTGCCCGAGCTGATGGGCGTCCCCTGGCTGGTCTACCCGCTCACGGCGCTGGGTCTGCTGATCGTCTTCGGCCTGCCCAGGCTCACCAAGGCGGTCCCCGCCCCGCTCGTGGCCATCCTGGTCCTGACGCTCATCACGGTGACGGCCGCCGTCGCCGTTCCCACGGTGGGGGACAAGGGGAAGCTGCCCGAATCGCTGCCGTCCCTGTTCATTCCGAATGTGCCGTTCAGCCTGGATACTCTGCAGGTCATCTTCCCCTACGCCCTGGCCATGGCCTTCGTGGGGCTGCTCGAATCGCTCATGACGGCCAAACTCGTTGACGACATCACGGATACCCGTTCCCCGAAGACCCGCGAGGCCTGGGGCCAGGGCGTGGCGAACATCGTCACCGGCTGCTTCGGCGGGATGGGCGGCTGCGCCATGATCGGCCAGACCATGATCAACGTCAAAGCCTCCGGAGCCCGCACCCGGATCTCCACGTTCCTGGCCGGCGTCTTCCTGCTCATCCTCGTGGTGGCGCTCGGCGGCGTGGTTTCGCTGATCCCGATGGCCGCCCTCGTGGCCGTCATGATCTTCGTGTCCGTTGCCACTTTCGACTGGCACAGCATCCGGCCCTCCACTCTCAAAGCGCTGCCCAAGAGCGAGACCCTCGTGATGGTGGCCACGGTGGTTGTCACCGTCGCCACGCACAACCTGGCGATCGGCGTCGGCGTCGGCGTGCTCGTCGCCATGGTCCTGTTCGCCCGGCGCGTGGCCCACTTCGTCACCGTGGAGCGTTCAGTGACCGAGGACGACGGCGGCCCGCGCGCCACGTATCGGGTGGACGGGGAGCTGTTCTTCGCCTCCTCGAATGACCTCTACACCCAGTTCGAGTACGCCCTGGATCCGGAGCATGTGGTCATCGACATGCGCGACTCCCACCTGTGGGACGCCTCCACGATCGCAGCGCTGGATGCCGTCACCGAGAAGTACCGCCAGCACGGCAAGAGCGTCGACGTTGTCGGCCTGAACGACGCCAGCGTCCTGATGCGCGAACGGCTCGCAGGGAAGCTCGACGCCGGGCACTAG
- a CDS encoding LacI family DNA-binding transcriptional regulator, translating to MTEQQRRPTLMDVAEAAGVSRALVSIVMRGAPGAAESTRKKVLEAARELGYRPDSRARLLRSARTRLLGLSFFTSEPFHAEIVDAAYAGAAERGYEIALSAVASGRPETRAAEALLDMGCEALILISPTLGSEELAGFARRAPVVSLLRDDVGDHVDSVSSDDHAGIRLAIEHLAALGHQSIVHVDGGEAVSAAQRRDAFRTEMLRRGLEPVVIPGGPTEEDGLRAGVLLRDHTPSAVVAFNDRTALGVIEGLRTAGLRVPSDVSVVGYDDSQFARLSYVQLTSVSQDAPLLATAAVDRAVDRLAGADAPAHLVRTPHLAVRNTTAPAPAG from the coding sequence ATGACCGAACAGCAGCGCCGCCCCACGCTCATGGACGTCGCCGAAGCCGCCGGCGTCTCACGCGCACTGGTGTCCATCGTGATGCGCGGCGCCCCGGGCGCCGCCGAGTCCACCCGCAAGAAGGTGCTCGAGGCGGCCCGGGAACTCGGCTACCGGCCGGACAGCCGGGCCCGGCTGTTGCGCAGCGCGCGGACCAGGCTTCTCGGGTTGAGCTTCTTCACGTCAGAGCCGTTCCACGCCGAGATCGTCGACGCCGCCTACGCGGGCGCCGCCGAACGGGGCTACGAAATCGCCTTGAGCGCGGTCGCCAGCGGCAGGCCGGAAACTCGCGCGGCGGAGGCACTTCTGGATATGGGCTGCGAGGCGCTGATCCTCATCTCCCCGACGCTGGGCAGCGAGGAGCTCGCCGGGTTTGCGCGCCGGGCGCCGGTCGTGAGCCTCCTGCGGGACGACGTCGGCGACCACGTGGACTCCGTCAGCAGCGACGACCACGCCGGCATCCGGCTGGCCATTGAACACCTCGCCGCCTTGGGGCACCAAAGCATTGTCCACGTCGACGGCGGGGAGGCAGTCTCGGCCGCCCAGCGCCGGGACGCCTTTCGCACCGAAATGCTCCGCCGGGGGCTGGAGCCTGTGGTGATTCCGGGCGGCCCCACCGAAGAGGACGGACTCCGGGCCGGCGTGCTCCTCCGGGACCACACCCCGTCCGCCGTCGTCGCCTTCAACGACAGGACCGCCCTCGGCGTGATCGAAGGCCTTCGCACCGCGGGGCTGCGCGTGCCGTCGGACGTGTCAGTGGTCGGTTACGACGACAGCCAGTTTGCCCGGCTGAGCTACGTGCAGCTGACGTCGGTCAGCCAGGACGCGCCCCTTCTTGCCACTGCGGCCGTGGACAGGGCGGTCGACCGGCTGGCCGGGGCCGACGCGCCGGCGCACCTGGTCAGGACACCGCACCTGGCGGTCCGCAACACCACCGCACCGGCGCCGGCAGGTTGA
- a CDS encoding Gfo/Idh/MocA family oxidoreductase: protein MSYLQHPVSDDRPVRVGLIGAGWIGKFHAESVAHRIPGARLEAIADPALPAVEALAGRLGVRKISTDPADLMNDPDIDAVLVAAPARFHSDLIAAAAGAGKDVFCEKPGGRTIEELDGAIDAADAAGVIVQFGFNRRYANDFAAARKLIDDGAVGVPQLLRSLTRDPGTAAGLAAPERIAPGTIFLETLIHDFDTLNWMNPGAVPVRVHAVADALVAPERKAGGLLDTAVVTVTYSNGAIAVAEANFNALYGYDVRGEVFGSAGMVTAGGPQASSATSYTAAGIASSTVRLNVDLFHDAYTAELAHFVDAVKARRGNQPAPATPGPGGTDARNALAVALAAIRSNETGLPVEVSSIAELRAAETALHAVGQGE, encoded by the coding sequence ATGAGCTATCTGCAGCACCCGGTCAGCGACGACCGGCCCGTCCGCGTCGGACTCATCGGCGCCGGTTGGATTGGCAAGTTCCACGCCGAGTCCGTGGCGCACCGGATTCCGGGTGCCCGTCTGGAGGCCATTGCCGATCCCGCGCTCCCCGCGGTCGAAGCCCTCGCTGGCCGGCTGGGAGTGCGCAAAATCAGCACAGACCCGGCAGACCTGATGAATGATCCGGACATTGACGCGGTCCTCGTTGCCGCGCCGGCCCGGTTCCATTCGGACCTGATTGCTGCTGCGGCCGGGGCCGGGAAGGACGTGTTCTGCGAGAAGCCGGGCGGCCGGACTATTGAGGAGTTGGACGGTGCCATTGATGCAGCCGACGCTGCCGGCGTCATTGTTCAGTTCGGCTTCAACCGGCGCTATGCAAACGACTTCGCCGCCGCGCGGAAGCTGATTGACGACGGCGCCGTGGGGGTCCCCCAGTTGCTCCGGTCCCTGACGCGGGATCCGGGCACCGCGGCAGGCCTTGCCGCCCCCGAGCGGATTGCGCCGGGAACCATCTTCCTGGAAACCCTGATCCACGATTTCGACACCCTGAACTGGATGAACCCGGGCGCCGTTCCGGTCCGGGTCCACGCGGTCGCCGACGCGCTGGTCGCCCCTGAGCGGAAAGCCGGCGGACTGCTGGACACGGCGGTCGTGACGGTGACGTACAGCAACGGTGCCATCGCGGTGGCCGAGGCCAATTTCAACGCCCTGTACGGCTACGACGTGCGCGGCGAAGTCTTTGGCTCGGCGGGCATGGTTACTGCGGGCGGGCCCCAGGCGTCCAGCGCGACGAGCTACACCGCGGCCGGCATCGCCTCCTCCACCGTGCGGCTGAACGTGGACCTCTTCCATGACGCCTACACCGCGGAACTGGCCCACTTCGTCGACGCCGTCAAAGCACGCCGCGGGAACCAGCCGGCCCCCGCAACCCCGGGCCCCGGCGGGACCGACGCCCGCAACGCCCTGGCCGTGGCACTCGCGGCGATCCGTTCGAACGAGACCGGGCTTCCCGTGGAGGTTTCCTCGATCGCCGAACTGCGGGCCGCCGAGACCGCACTCCACGCCGTAGGGCAGGGAGAATGA
- a CDS encoding TIM barrel protein: protein MSFRLAVCAEMVYGELELIERVRRIHSQGFEVELWDTRGRDISALAATGARFSSMSGYFGGSLIDPESADEVVASAEKLIPTALELGVERMVVHPAELGEGGRAVRPTYRSTGQMWLTGLRTLERLAVLGETHGVTFALENLNTVLDHPGIPLARAKDTLTLVSAVDHPHVKMMLDLYHAQIGEGNLIELVRAALPWTGEIQVADVPGRFEPGTGEINYRAVAAALRQAGYTGVIGLEAGAAGGQGLAAGDAALVAFRAAFEG from the coding sequence ATGAGTTTCCGCCTGGCCGTTTGCGCCGAGATGGTCTATGGCGAGCTGGAGCTCATCGAGAGGGTGCGGCGGATCCACAGCCAGGGCTTCGAGGTGGAACTCTGGGATACGCGAGGGCGGGACATTTCCGCCCTCGCGGCCACGGGTGCCCGCTTCTCCTCGATGAGCGGTTACTTCGGCGGCAGCCTGATCGACCCCGAAAGCGCCGACGAGGTGGTGGCTTCGGCCGAAAAACTGATTCCCACCGCGCTGGAACTCGGCGTCGAGCGGATGGTGGTCCACCCGGCCGAGCTCGGGGAAGGCGGTCGCGCCGTCCGGCCCACGTACCGGTCCACGGGCCAAATGTGGCTGACCGGCCTGCGGACACTCGAACGCCTGGCCGTGCTGGGCGAGACGCACGGCGTCACGTTTGCCCTCGAGAACCTCAATACCGTCCTGGACCACCCAGGCATCCCGCTGGCCCGGGCCAAGGACACGCTGACCCTGGTCTCGGCGGTCGACCATCCGCACGTGAAGATGATGCTGGATCTCTACCATGCCCAGATCGGGGAAGGGAACCTGATCGAATTGGTCCGGGCCGCGCTGCCCTGGACGGGGGAGATCCAGGTGGCAGACGTTCCCGGCCGGTTCGAACCCGGCACCGGGGAGATCAACTACCGTGCTGTTGCGGCGGCTCTGCGGCAAGCCGGCTACACCGGTGTCATTGGTCTTGAAGCCGGTGCCGCCGGCGGGCAGGGACTGGCCGCGGGTGATGCCGCGCTGGTCGCGTTCCGGGCGGCATTCGAAGGCTGA
- a CDS encoding (p)ppGpp synthetase, which yields MASNWDRLDVGLRDSVQENVELYERVRPALKLVTREVLLNLRTMLKDTEVTPLFVTGRTKTVESFREKISRTEEPLEPGGPPVLKFPDPFRTLNDMVGIRVITKLPAENAVVANLIKRQRQLFDCRGDREKDIGSIESGTYGYSSRHLILRTIQNEAVKDYQQVFNPDVPPNGSYFFECQIRTVFAHAWSEIEHDIRFKAEDPRAWTPHFDRQFTATAAMLETVESAFSDLHERYEEVRSYWDVEGEGAAPLTPNRIRDVWRTLLPHVDRKVDDDWGWAAELMAAHGLNQTMQLAGLLSANRITEVRKALDHRYSPGPDRLLDDLLLWQYGTEHIDLTAEPADAVPHPRRDSLLRRLKQIERYRLTQG from the coding sequence ATGGCGAGCAACTGGGATCGTTTGGACGTGGGCCTGCGCGATTCCGTGCAGGAGAACGTGGAACTGTACGAGCGGGTCCGGCCTGCCCTGAAACTGGTCACCCGGGAGGTCCTGCTGAATCTGCGGACCATGCTCAAGGACACCGAGGTGACGCCGCTGTTCGTGACCGGCCGCACCAAGACCGTGGAGTCCTTCCGCGAGAAGATCTCGCGTACCGAAGAACCGCTGGAGCCGGGCGGGCCGCCCGTGCTGAAGTTCCCGGACCCGTTCCGGACCCTGAACGACATGGTGGGCATCCGCGTGATCACCAAGCTGCCGGCCGAAAACGCCGTGGTGGCCAACCTGATCAAGCGCCAGCGCCAGCTCTTTGACTGCCGCGGTGACCGTGAAAAGGACATCGGCTCGATCGAGTCCGGGACGTACGGCTACTCCAGCCGGCACCTGATCCTGCGGACCATCCAGAACGAGGCCGTCAAGGACTACCAGCAGGTCTTCAACCCGGACGTCCCGCCGAACGGCAGCTACTTCTTCGAGTGCCAGATCCGCACGGTGTTCGCCCACGCGTGGAGCGAGATTGAGCACGACATCCGCTTCAAGGCCGAGGATCCCCGGGCCTGGACGCCGCACTTCGACCGCCAGTTCACTGCCACGGCGGCCATGCTGGAGACCGTGGAAAGCGCGTTCTCGGACCTGCACGAGCGTTACGAGGAGGTCCGCAGTTACTGGGACGTGGAGGGGGAGGGTGCCGCGCCGCTGACGCCCAACCGGATCCGCGACGTCTGGCGGACCCTGTTGCCGCACGTGGACCGGAAGGTCGACGACGACTGGGGCTGGGCCGCGGAACTGATGGCAGCCCACGGGCTCAACCAGACCATGCAGCTCGCCGGGCTCCTCAGCGCCAACCGGATCACGGAGGTGCGTAAAGCCCTGGACCACCGCTACTCCCCCGGTCCGGACCGGCTGCTCGATGACCTGCTGCTGTGGCAGTACGGCACCGAGCACATCGACCTCACCGCCGAACCGGCCGACGCCGTCCCGCACCCCCGGCGCGACAGCCTCCTGCGGCGGCTCAAGCAGATTGAGCGGTACCGCCTCACGCAGGGGTAG
- a CDS encoding alpha/beta hydrolase yields the protein MKRHKYQYGEDASQWGELFLPEVAAPKGVVVVIHGGYWRSQYGAELGEPLAKDLAAHGMAAWNLEYRRAGNGGGWPNTFADVLAGIDKLGELAGEHGLGLERVVALGHSAGGHLAVWAAGRSRLAGLGAPDADRQLTRRADDGAVQLTGVVSQSGLLNLAAAERLNLSNGAVSNFLGGSSEKYPKRHKYADPMSAVPLSVPVYAVHGTEDDTVPVSESETYAAAAKAAGAPVQLLKVPGDHFALIDPKAPAYRKCRELVQQLLA from the coding sequence GTGAAGAGGCACAAATACCAGTATGGCGAGGACGCCAGCCAGTGGGGCGAGCTTTTCCTCCCGGAGGTGGCTGCGCCCAAAGGTGTGGTGGTGGTGATCCATGGCGGTTACTGGCGTTCGCAGTACGGCGCGGAACTCGGGGAGCCCCTGGCCAAGGACCTCGCCGCGCACGGCATGGCGGCCTGGAACCTGGAGTACCGGCGGGCCGGCAACGGCGGGGGCTGGCCCAACACCTTTGCCGACGTCCTGGCCGGAATCGACAAGCTCGGCGAGCTCGCCGGAGAACACGGACTCGGGCTCGAGCGGGTGGTTGCACTGGGCCACTCGGCCGGCGGCCACCTAGCGGTCTGGGCGGCGGGGCGCAGCAGGCTCGCCGGACTCGGCGCCCCCGACGCGGACCGTCAGTTGACCCGCCGTGCCGACGACGGCGCGGTGCAGCTGACCGGCGTCGTCAGCCAGTCGGGGCTACTGAACCTTGCGGCCGCCGAGCGGCTCAACCTCAGCAACGGCGCCGTCAGCAACTTCCTGGGCGGCTCGTCGGAGAAATATCCCAAACGGCACAAGTATGCGGACCCGATGAGCGCGGTACCCCTGAGCGTGCCCGTCTACGCGGTCCACGGCACGGAGGATGACACCGTGCCGGTCAGCGAGTCCGAAACCTACGCCGCGGCGGCCAAGGCAGCCGGCGCCCCCGTCCAGTTGCTGAAAGTCCCGGGCGACCACTTTGCGCTCATTGATCCGAAGGCGCCCGCATACCGGAAATGCCGCGAACTCGTGCAGCAACTGCTGGCCTGA
- the nhaA gene encoding Na+/H+ antiporter NhaA, with protein MSALPPSPTPPAPPRLSVFGRGSYAEALRIGEILRKETVGGALLVAAALVALIWANSPASDSYFALRDFTIGYEPWHLDLTLGAWAADGLLAIFFFLVGLELKREFVAGDLRQPSKSVVPVAAAVGGVAVPALIYAAVNASGGETLRGWAIPTATDIAFAVAVLAIIGSHLPSALRIFLLTLAVVDDLLAITIIAIFYTSELHPMPLLLALLPLGLYTFLVQKYRRFFGTHGIAAWVILLPLGAATWALVHASGIHATVAGVLLGFAVPVIRSRASGGPEAGPGLAEIFEHRFRPISAGIAVPVFAFFSAGVAVGGLQGLGTALTDPVAVGIILALVLGKPAGILGITWLITKATRARLDGSFKWIDVFGLSILAGIGFTVSLLVAELSFGQGTVHDDHAKVGILAASLLAALLATTVLRARNTHYRRAEEEEKIDSDHDGIPDVYQQGQPGPPAG; from the coding sequence ATGAGCGCCTTGCCCCCTTCCCCCACACCCCCAGCACCCCCTCGCCTCAGCGTTTTCGGCCGCGGCAGTTACGCCGAGGCCCTGCGGATCGGCGAAATCCTCCGCAAGGAAACCGTCGGCGGGGCCCTGCTGGTCGCCGCAGCACTGGTGGCGCTCATCTGGGCCAACTCCCCGGCGTCGGATAGCTACTTCGCGCTGCGCGACTTCACCATCGGCTACGAGCCCTGGCACCTGGACCTGACGCTGGGGGCGTGGGCCGCCGACGGCCTGCTGGCCATCTTCTTCTTCCTGGTCGGGCTTGAACTCAAGCGCGAGTTTGTCGCGGGCGACCTGCGCCAGCCGAGCAAATCCGTGGTTCCGGTGGCCGCCGCCGTGGGCGGCGTGGCCGTTCCCGCGCTAATCTACGCGGCCGTCAACGCCTCCGGTGGCGAGACCCTGCGCGGCTGGGCGATCCCCACCGCCACCGACATCGCCTTCGCCGTCGCCGTGCTGGCGATCATCGGTTCCCACCTTCCCAGCGCGCTGCGCATCTTCCTGCTGACCCTGGCCGTGGTGGATGACCTCCTGGCCATCACCATCATCGCGATCTTCTACACGAGCGAGCTCCATCCCATGCCGCTCCTGCTGGCACTGCTGCCGCTGGGACTGTATACGTTCCTGGTGCAGAAATACCGCCGGTTCTTCGGCACGCACGGGATCGCCGCGTGGGTGATCCTGCTGCCGCTCGGCGCCGCCACGTGGGCGCTCGTGCACGCGTCCGGCATCCACGCCACGGTGGCCGGCGTCCTGCTCGGCTTTGCGGTTCCCGTCATCCGCTCGCGGGCCAGCGGAGGCCCTGAAGCCGGGCCGGGCCTGGCGGAGATCTTCGAACACCGGTTCCGCCCCATCTCGGCCGGAATCGCCGTCCCGGTCTTCGCGTTTTTCTCCGCCGGGGTGGCCGTCGGTGGCCTGCAGGGCCTCGGCACCGCCCTGACGGACCCCGTGGCCGTGGGCATCATCCTGGCCCTGGTCCTCGGTAAGCCCGCCGGGATCCTCGGCATCACCTGGCTCATCACCAAGGCCACGCGGGCCCGGCTGGACGGCTCCTTCAAATGGATCGACGTCTTCGGCCTGTCGATCCTGGCCGGCATCGGCTTCACGGTGTCGCTGCTGGTGGCCGAACTGAGCTTCGGCCAGGGCACCGTCCATGACGACCACGCCAAGGTGGGCATCCTCGCGGCCTCGCTGCTCGCCGCGCTGCTCGCGACGACGGTGCTCCGGGCCCGCAACACGCACTACCGCCGGGCGGAGGAAGAGGAAAAGATCGACTCGGACCACGACGGCATCCCGGACGTCTACCAGCAAGGCCAGCCAGGCCCGCCAGCAGGCTAG
- a CDS encoding rhodanese-like domain-containing protein yields the protein MKSISVKDLAALGDATEIVDVREDDEYAAVRVPGARSIPLSRFVQSLAEVPASGTVYVMCAAGGRSAQATTYLEDQGYDAVNVTGGIMQWQDEGHPVNRG from the coding sequence ATGAAGAGCATCTCCGTCAAGGACCTGGCCGCCCTGGGCGACGCCACCGAAATCGTCGATGTCCGCGAGGACGACGAATACGCGGCGGTCCGCGTCCCCGGCGCCAGGAGCATTCCGCTCTCACGGTTTGTGCAGTCCCTTGCCGAGGTTCCGGCCAGCGGCACGGTCTACGTCATGTGCGCCGCGGGCGGCCGCAGCGCCCAGGCCACCACCTACCTGGAAGACCAGGGATACGACGCCGTCAACGTCACCGGCGGGATCATGCAGTGGCAGGACGAGGGACACCCCGTCAACCGGGGCTGA